TGCTGGGCGAATTCGACGCCGTATTTCTGGGGGTCGGGCTGGGCCGGACGGCCCCGCTGAATATAGAGGGAGAAGATCAGGACGGCGTGTGGGAGGCCCTCGATTTTATCTTCCAGACTCACACGCTCCCCCTGGAAGCCTGCAAGTATGGTCGTAGAATGATCATCATTGGCGGCGGCAATACCGCCGTCGATGTCGCCACGGCCGCAGTTCGCCTCGGCGCGGAACACGTCACCATCGCCTACCGCCGGTCCGCCGCCGACATGCCGGCGTTTGCTTACGAGTACGAGCTTTCCAAATCGGACGGCGTCCTGTGGGAGTTTTCCGCGGCGCCGGTCCGCTTCGTCGGGCAGGGCGGCAAGGTGACCGGCGTGGAGTTTCTTCGTACGCGGGCCACGGGGGAAGGCCGCACCGCCAAGTTGGAGATGATTCCTGGATCAAACTTCACGCTCTCCGCCGATATGGTCGTCAAAGCCCTCGGCCAGGAGCCGCTGCTCAATCTCTACCAGGCCATCCCCGGCCTCGCCATCGAAAAAGGCAAGGTCCGCGTCGATCCCCGGACGGGGGCCACCAGCGTTCCCAAACTTTTTTCCGGTGGTGATTGCACGAGCAAGGGCGCGGAGGTGGTGGACGCCGTCCAACAGGGCAAGCTCGCGGCGGCGGGCATCCATTCGACCCTCGGCGCCCGCTGAAGTTCGGCGATTAACCAGGGACTTTCGACGTCGACTTGATCCCGGACGGGGGTTCCTTACGGGGGAGCTTGAGTTCCGCTGAATCCGGCGCCACCACGGGTAATTTGGGCTTCTCACCCGGCCGAATGGGCGCCGGTGTTTCGCGCAACCAGGCGAGCAGGCGAAGCCCGATCAGCGCACTTAACAGTTGGCTGAGCAGAAAAATCCACTCCTGCACGATCCATGCGTATACCGCCAGCATGAACGTCGCCGTGATGCCGAGGTAAATCGTCCACGGGACAAGGACAAATCGATTCGCCCGGTGCGTGGCGATCCATTGCGACGCGATGCAGAGCGCGATGACCGCCTCCGCCGCCAGGCCGAACACCGCCCAGTTCGAGTCAAACACGTCGCCGGCGGCCCCCAGGACCATTTGCGATGCCGAGCGGGAAGGGGCAAAGTTGACCGCGGTGGCGGCGGAATTCGTGAAGCTCATGAACAGCTCGCCGAAGTTCATTGGTCGGATGGCGAGGTCGTCGCCGTTTTCTTCCAGCGACCCGGCCGGTATGCCTTCAACTGGTCCAGTACCGGCGACTGGTCCGCCTTATCGAAGCCGAATGATATCATCTCCGCCGTCGCTTCCTCGACGGACCATCCCATCCGTTCGATGCGATAGAGCGCACACAGGTATCCTGTCCGATGACGACCAGCGGAACAATGTACCCAAACCGGCCGGTTTGCGGGATCGTCAACGATCTCAAAAAACCGCTTCACGTGTTCGTCGGGAACCGGCTTTCGGCTCTCCACCGGAATATGGATGACGCGAAGCCCCTGAGACTGGGCATGTTCTTTTTCGTCGGGCACCGCGCGGCTCTCGCCTTCGCGGACGATCACCAGCGTTTTGACGCCGAATTCCTCGATCGTGTTGTCGATTTGCGCAATCTTCGGCTGGGCGCTACGGTAGAGAACTCCCGGATCGACCTCGGAGAGCCGTTTGGGGAGCTGGATATGCTGAAGGTAGATCAGCCCCGCCGATGCCCCCGCGACGCCGATCAACGAAGCGACGACGATGGCAAGGCGCGAGAAAGGACGCGGCGCTCTCTTATTCATGGCAGGGGGGTCCATTGTTTCCATCGAGATGACACGGTCGCACGCCTACGAGGATAGTCGGACTCTCGCCCTACGGCAACCGCTTACGCGACCCGACGATGTAACAAGACCAGAAAAATCGGAACTCCGACCAGGGCGGTCACGACCCCGATCGGCAGGACCACGACGGCGAGACTCTGACCGGCAAGCGCCCCCGCCCAGACCATGGCGAGCTGAGAAATCCAGTCGCAGACCGCCAGGAAGACGCCGCCGAGCAGCGCTGACACGGGCAGCAGTATTCGGCAATCGCGGCCCACCATGAGTGCAGTCACATGCGGCACGACCAGACCGACGAAACCGATCGGCCCGCAGACGGCGACGACAGAGGCCGTCGCCAACGAACCACATAGGATGCAGATGGCCTGGAGCCGCGCCACGTTCACCCCGCGCGCCGCGGCCAGTTCATCGCCGAGGAGATATTGATTGAGCGCCCGGCCGGACGCCAGCAGAAGCGCGCACGCGGGGACGATCAGCGGCAGATTGGACGCCCAATTCAGATGGCCGATCGACTCCAGGGATCCCATCATCCAGCGAATGATCTCAAAGGTCTGGCGGACGTTGGACATCGAGGTGACGAGCATCATCATCGCCGAGCAGAACATCCCCAGCGTCACACCGGCCAGGAGCAGTTCGTTGGTGGTCAGGCGGCGCGTTCCGCGCGTAAAGAGAAACACGACGGCGATCACGGCGAGGGCGCCGATGAACGCAAAAAGCGTGACGCCGGAGATCCCGAGGATCGTGAACTCGATCCCCCAGAAAATGGCCATCAGCGCGCCGAGGGAACCGCCGCTGGCGATGCCGAGCGTATACGGCGTGGCCAAAGCATTGCGAAAGAGCGTCTGGAAGACGGCCCCGCACAGCGCCAGGGCGACTCCCGCCTCCAACGCAAGCAACGTGCGCGGCAGCCGCAGTCGAAAACCAATGACGTACTCGATCGGCGGAGACGGAGCGTCGTGGCGATGCAGAAAGCTCCGCCAGGCGTCCAAGATACCAATGGAATCCGATTGATTGCCGATGCCGGGACTCAAAACCAGGACAACCAGAAACAGTCCGGCGCCGACGGCCAGAGACGTGAAATAGCGGCGGCGATTGAGCCGAGTCATGGCGTATTCCGCTCCTTGGCGTCCGCCGGCACGATCCACTCGCGGCCCAGACCGGCCTGCACCGCCACTAACCGAACGCCATACACCGGTTCAAGGACGCGCGGCGTGATGACCGACTCCGGAGGACCGGACGCGACGGTCCGGCCATCATCGAGCAACAAGACGTGTGTGCAGAATCGCGCGGCCAGGTTCAGATCATGCGTGACCACGACGACGGCCAGCCCCGACTGCTGCGTCAATCCCTGGAGCATCCCGAAGATCGAAAGCTGGTGAAAGAGGTCGAGTGCCGCAGTCGGTTCATCAAGCAGCAGCAGCGCCGGCTCCTGGGTCAGCGCGGCAGCGATGTGCACGCGCTGCGCTTCGCCCCCCGAAAGTGTGGACAATGACCGATCGGCATACTCCAGGGTCTGAGTAGTGCTCATCGCTCGATGCGCAATCTGGAAATCAACCGCGCTCTCGAAAATACCGAACTGGCGATGCGGATAGCGCCCCAAGAGTACGATATCGCGGGCGGACATGGCCACGTCGCGCGGCGGGCTCTGCGGGAGGAAGGCAATTTGTCGGGCGCGATCACGAACCCCAATTTCGCCCAATGGGCGGTCTCCAAGAAGAATCGCTCCGGATCGGGGCGTCAGAAGCCCGGCGAGAAGTCGCAAAAGCGTGCTCTTACCCGCGCCGTTCGGCCCAATGATTCCCCAGCACTGACCCCGTCCAACCTCCAGCGAGACGGGCTTGAGAAAGTCCGGTCGCTGCGAGAAGCCGAACGAAACCGCTCTGGCGGCAAGGATGGGGCCTTCGGCGTCAGTCAATCGTCGCCTCCGGATGGAACCACTTCGCCAGTTTCGCGATCACGTCCACGATCCGGGGTGACGGGATGGTGGCGTTCTCGTCGCAGAGAAGAAACACCCGGTTTGTTTCCACGGCCGGCAGAGGCCCCAGCTCCCGCCATTGCCGACGAGCCTTCGCTTCCAACTCGGACGTCAGATTCACTTCCGGCATCGCGTCGATGATAACCTCCGGCCGGGCCACGAGGATCGCCTCCTGCGCGACGCTCGGATAGGCCGCCGACAAGTCTCCAAAAACGTTTTGCCCACCCGCGGCCGTGATCATGTCGTCCACAAACGTGCCCTTTCCGCCGACCATGACGGAAGTAATCGCATCCGTACTGCGCGCCAGGGTGATTAACACGCGCGGACGAGCCCGTCCGTCGACGGCCTTTACGATGGCCATCAGTCGGTCGCGCATTCGCTGTTGGGCGGCGGCCGCCTGCTCCCGGCAATCGAGGACCTCGCCTAGTTCCTCCAGCGTCGCAAAGATGTCGGCGAGGCTCTCGGTTCGATCGCGAAACAGGCGTATGCCGCCGGACGCGCAGAGCTGCTCGACGCCGTGGTGCCGCCCGCGCAATACGATCAAGTCAGGATGCAACCTGAGAATGGCTTCCAGGTTGACGTCAAAGAGCCCCCCGACGCGCGGCAACTTTTTGATGGACTCCGGCCAAACGCAGAAGTCGCTGACCGCCACGAGCCGATCCGCCGCGCCCAGGGCCGCGATGATCTCCGTCGAGTTGGGCGAGATGGAGATGATCCGCCGCGGAGCGGAGGGCGCGGACGAAACCGACGGTGACTCCGCCGGCCGACAGCCCGCACCCGTCCCGATCACCAGCCCGCACATCAACACGACAGAAAAGTGGCTGGTCATATCGCCGGTATTCTCAAACCGGCGGATTGCGAAGTCAAAAAGCTGATGCCGGCCACCGCCGCACCAGTTGTCGTTGTCGCTTTTTCACTCTGCTTCCGGTTCGACTACACTCCCTCCATGGGCAGCAGACTCCGTGTCCTTGTTCTCCGCGCCGCCGGCATCAACTGCGACGAGGAAACCGCCTTCGCCTGGCGAAACGCTGGCGCGGCCGTCGAGACCGCGCACGTCAATCGCCTCGTCGAGCAGCCGAGGCTCCTCGCCGAGTTTCAAGTCCTCACCATCCCCGGCGGCTTCAGTTATGGCGATGACATCGCCAGCGGAAAAATCCTCAGCAACCAACTCGTCCACCACCTGGGTGACGACCTTGGCCAATTCGTCGCCCGCGGCGGCGCCGTTCTGGGAATCTGCAACGGCTTTCAGGTCCTCGTCCGCATGGGGCTGCTTCCCGGCAGCGACTGCGGCGTGCCGTGCACCCTCACGCT
Above is a window of Phycisphaerae bacterium DNA encoding:
- a CDS encoding NAD(P)-dependent oxidoreductase, with translation MGNIPSYQRAAELARNFADLDPVLIPDEALTEASRCLFCYDAPCTRACPTHIDVPKFIRQILHKNPLGAAETILDANIFGGSCARACPTEVLCEGACVDNTLLKAPVQIGRLQRFACDRATEVGVSFFEAAPPTGKKVAVIGAGPAGLTCAHELRKHGHAVTVFEAREMPGGINTYGIAYYKYDTKFAISEVERVMQIGGIDLRLKSPVDGAGIARMLGEFDAVFLGVGLGRTAPLNIEGEDQDGVWEALDFIFQTHTLPLEACKYGRRMIIIGGGNTAVDVATAAVRLGAEHVTIAYRRSAADMPAFAYEYELSKSDGVLWEFSAAPVRFVGQGGKVTGVEFLRTRATGEGRTAKLEMIPGSNFTLSADMVVKALGQEPLLNLYQAIPGLAIEKGKVRVDPRTGATSVPKLFSGGDCTSKGAEVVDAVQQGKLAAAGIHSTLGAR
- a CDS encoding tyrosine-protein phosphatase, giving the protein MNKRAPRPFSRLAIVVASLIGVAGASAGLIYLQHIQLPKRLSEVDPGVLYRSAQPKIAQIDNTIEEFGVKTLVIVREGESRAVPDEKEHAQSQGLRVIHIPVESRKPVPDEHVKRFFEIVDDPANRPVWVHCSAGRHRTGYLCALYRIERMGWSVEEATAEMISFGFDKADQSPVLDQLKAYRPGRWKKTATTSPSDQ
- a CDS encoding iron ABC transporter permease codes for the protein MTRLNRRRYFTSLAVGAGLFLVVLVLSPGIGNQSDSIGILDAWRSFLHRHDAPSPPIEYVIGFRLRLPRTLLALEAGVALALCGAVFQTLFRNALATPYTLGIASGGSLGALMAIFWGIEFTILGISGVTLFAFIGALAVIAVVFLFTRGTRRLTTNELLLAGVTLGMFCSAMMMLVTSMSNVRQTFEIIRWMMGSLESIGHLNWASNLPLIVPACALLLASGRALNQYLLGDELAAARGVNVARLQAICILCGSLATASVVAVCGPIGFVGLVVPHVTALMVGRDCRILLPVSALLGGVFLAVCDWISQLAMVWAGALAGQSLAVVVLPIGVVTALVGVPIFLVLLHRRVA
- a CDS encoding ABC transporter ATP-binding protein; amino-acid sequence: MTDAEGPILAARAVSFGFSQRPDFLKPVSLEVGRGQCWGIIGPNGAGKSTLLRLLAGLLTPRSGAILLGDRPLGEIGVRDRARQIAFLPQSPPRDVAMSARDIVLLGRYPHRQFGIFESAVDFQIAHRAMSTTQTLEYADRSLSTLSGGEAQRVHIAAALTQEPALLLLDEPTAALDLFHQLSIFGMLQGLTQQSGLAVVVVTHDLNLAARFCTHVLLLDDGRTVASGPPESVITPRVLEPVYGVRLVAVQAGLGREWIVPADAKERNTP
- a CDS encoding helical backbone metal receptor, producing the protein MTSHFSVVLMCGLVIGTGAGCRPAESPSVSSAPSAPRRIISISPNSTEIIAALGAADRLVAVSDFCVWPESIKKLPRVGGLFDVNLEAILRLHPDLIVLRGRHHGVEQLCASGGIRLFRDRTESLADIFATLEELGEVLDCREQAAAAQQRMRDRLMAIVKAVDGRARPRVLITLARSTDAITSVMVGGKGTFVDDMITAAGGQNVFGDLSAAYPSVAQEAILVARPEVIIDAMPEVNLTSELEAKARRQWRELGPLPAVETNRVFLLCDENATIPSPRIVDVIAKLAKWFHPEATID
- the purQ gene encoding phosphoribosylformylglycinamidine synthase I is translated as MAGHIAGILKPADCEVKKLMPATAAPVVVVAFSLCFRFDYTPSMGSRLRVLVLRAAGINCDEETAFAWRNAGAAVETAHVNRLVEQPRLLAEFQVLTIPGGFSYGDDIASGKILSNQLVHHLGDDLGQFVARGGAVLGICNGFQVLVRMGLLPGSDCGVPCTLTLNDSGRYEDRWVTVRATSPACVFLDPETTFVFPVAHGEGKVLPAGGEDSITRLEAQGRIALKYVSADGNAPNFPANPNGSIGNVAGLTDATGRILGLMPHPERNLFPAPPGCSTRDFNAETAGARFFRRAVQRLS